CGCTGATGCGCGGCAGGCTGCCGCCCAGCACGCCCGCCTCGGGTGCGCTCACGACCTGCACCTTCATGTCCTTCTTGGTGGTCTCGTTGGACAGGACCACCACGGACCCCAGGCCCACGCGGCCCTCGCTCGCGCGGCCCTCGATGAGCTGCGCGCGCAGCAGGGTGTCCTCGAGTTCGTCGATGCGCGCCTCGATGTTCATCTTCTCGCGCTTGGCGTCTTCCAGGCCGGTGTCCTCGGCGTCGGTGGAGGTCTCCATCTGTTCCTGCAGGACGCGCGTGGCTTCCTCCAGACGGACTTTTTCCGTGTCGAGGGTCGCCTGAAGCCGTTCAAAACCCTCACGGGTCAGTTTGATCTCTTTTGCCATGCCGCCTCCGTTGGGGGTTCTGCCTGACTGATCTCAGAAGCTAGGGGTACCAGAAATGAACGCAGGCATTCTGTCATAAAGGCGGGGGGGCGTCTACGACAAATTCCCGCTGCGTATAGGCAGTGCTTCACGCGGCCTGCGCGGCGGTGACGCGCCGCACGCGCGACGCGAAGAACAGCAGCAGCGCCGCGATCACGAACACCGTGCCCGGCACGCTCGCCGGACCGAAGCGCGGCAGCAGCACGCCCGTCACGGCGGGCAGCACCGCGCCGCCCACGCTGCCGAGCGTCAGCATGTACGGCGCGAGGTGCGCGGGTTGACGGCGCGTGAACCACGCGAGCTGCGTGGAGAAGATCGGCGCGATGCAGAAGCCCGCCACGATCAGGCCGAGCGGCGCCAACGTCAGGCCGCGCAGCATCAGCAGGCACCCCAGCATCGCGCCGGTCGCCGCGAAGGTCAGCACCTGCATGGGGCGCACCCGGTTTCCGAGCGCGGCGGACGCGAATCGCCCGGCCGTCAGGGCCAGCCAGTAGAAGCTCGTCTGCAGCGCCGCCTGACCCGACCCGAGCCGCGTGAGGTACGTGGTCGCCCAGTTGCCGAGGCCCGCCTCAATGCCCACGTACAGGAAGAAACAGCACCCGAACAGCGCCAGCGTCGGCAGGTGCGCCACGGCCGGGCGCGCGTCCGGAGCGGCGGGCACCGGCACGTCCGGCTCCGCCACTCCCGCCTGCCCCTCCGGGCGCGGCCACAGGAGCCGCACGCCGAGCGCCAGCGCGGCCGCCATGACCGCCATCAGCAGGAACGGCGGCCGGTGCGACGCCTGCCCCAGCAGCGTCACCAGGGTCGGGGACACCACCGACCCCACCCCGAACAGGCCGTTCACGAGGTTCGACGGTCCCGGCCCCAGCTCCGCGAACGCCATGTTGAAACCCGCCGACAGCATCCCGTACCCCAGCCCGCTCACCGCCGCGCCCGCCAGCACCAGCCCCCACGCGGGCGACAGCGCCACGCCCAGCAGGCCCGCCAGCAGCAGCAGCGCCGCCACCGTCAGCCCGGAACGCAGGCTCAGGCGCGTGAGAAGCGCGCCCAGCAGCAGCGTCCCCACCGCCGACCCCGCGAAATGCAGGCTGGCGATCAGGCCGACCGCGGTGGGCGACTGCAGGAACTCCCGGCCCAGGTTCGGGTAAGCCGGACCGTAACCCGCCTGCACCAGACCGAACAGCAGGAACGACAGGAACCCCAGGGCATACAGGATCAACCGGGGACGCGTCACGGGGAGGAGGCTAGCATGCCCTCCGCACGGCCGTCCCGTCACTCCTGCACAGGCGCCGCGGCGCGCGCGTGATCAGAGGGTGCAGCGCACGTCCTGACCGAAGTACTTCAGGCTGAGCTTCCGGTACGTGCCGTCCGTCATGAGGGACTTCAGG
This genomic window from Deinococcus aquiradiocola contains:
- a CDS encoding MFS transporter; protein product: MTRPRLILYALGFLSFLLFGLVQAGYGPAYPNLGREFLQSPTAVGLIASLHFAGSAVGTLLLGALLTRLSLRSGLTVAALLLLAGLLGVALSPAWGLVLAGAAVSGLGYGMLSAGFNMAFAELGPGPSNLVNGLFGVGSVVSPTLVTLLGQASHRPPFLLMAVMAAALALGVRLLWPRPEGQAGVAEPDVPVPAAPDARPAVAHLPTLALFGCCFFLYVGIEAGLGNWATTYLTRLGSGQAALQTSFYWLALTAGRFASAALGNRVRPMQVLTFAATGAMLGCLLMLRGLTLAPLGLIVAGFCIAPIFSTQLAWFTRRQPAHLAPYMLTLGSVGGAVLPAVTGVLLPRFGPASVPGTVFVIAALLLFFASRVRRVTAAQAA
- a CDS encoding GreA/GreB family elongation factor, which gives rise to MAKEIKLTREGFERLQATLDTEKVRLEEATRVLQEQMETSTDAEDTGLEDAKREKMNIEARIDELEDTLLRAQLIEGRASEGRVGLGSVVVLSNETTKKDMKVQVVSAPEAGVLGGSLPRISDDSPVGLQLIGRRSGETFVVNLDNGKQVKYKVGSIE